Proteins from one Mycobacterium adipatum genomic window:
- a CDS encoding DUF3618 domain-containing protein, whose amino-acid sequence MADRDPEAIKKDIDQARDQLAATVDSLAVRANPHRLAEDAKAKIVAFVTKPPVLLTLAGAGTVVVVVVIRRIRRR is encoded by the coding sequence GTGGCTGATCGGGATCCCGAGGCGATCAAGAAGGACATCGACCAGGCTCGTGATCAACTGGCCGCGACGGTGGACAGTCTTGCCGTGCGGGCGAATCCTCACCGTCTGGCCGAGGATGCCAAGGCGAAGATCGTGGCGTTCGTGACCAAGCCCCCGGTCCTGCTGACGCTGGCCGGTGCCGGCACCGTGGTCGTGGTGGTGGTGATCCGGCGGATCAGGCGCCGCTGA
- a CDS encoding SDR family oxidoreductase yields the protein MSGEGSDIAGLRVLVVGASSGIGHAVAVRAAERGAKVAVAARRMDLLTELAEQIGGSAFELDVEDPGAIGRVVAEAAQTLGGFDAVVFTSTVAPMAHIEDTDVATWIHAFNVNTLGANGVLRAVRPHLSDTGVVLIASSHDVGRPRAGVAAYNASKAALNEILHSWRSEHPDLAILRVGIGPTEDTEILRGADRELLALLFKSWTKHGQLPAQMSALNDVANTLVSLVGTAYLNPSVVPEVVQLAPRIRRG from the coding sequence ATGAGTGGTGAAGGTTCCGATATCGCCGGATTGCGTGTGCTCGTCGTCGGCGCGTCCTCGGGCATCGGGCATGCCGTCGCGGTCCGCGCCGCCGAGCGCGGCGCCAAGGTGGCGGTGGCCGCACGCCGGATGGACCTGCTGACCGAGCTGGCCGAGCAGATCGGTGGCTCGGCGTTCGAGCTCGACGTCGAGGACCCAGGGGCCATCGGCCGGGTGGTGGCCGAGGCTGCGCAGACCCTCGGCGGCTTCGACGCCGTCGTGTTCACCAGCACGGTGGCTCCGATGGCGCATATCGAGGACACGGACGTCGCCACCTGGATCCACGCCTTCAACGTCAACACCCTGGGCGCCAACGGTGTCCTGCGCGCCGTGCGCCCGCACCTGTCCGACACCGGGGTCGTGCTGATTGCGTCCAGCCACGATGTGGGGCGGCCGCGTGCCGGGGTCGCCGCGTACAACGCCAGCAAGGCCGCGCTCAACGAGATTCTGCACTCCTGGCGCAGCGAGCACCCCGACCTGGCGATCCTGCGGGTCGGTATCGGCCCGACCGAGGACACCGAGATTCTGCGCGGCGCCGACAGGGAGCTGCTGGCGCTGCTGTTCAAGTCGTGGACAAAGCACGGACAACTGCCCGCGCAGATGTCGGCGCTCAACGACGTTGCCAACACCCTGGTTTCGCTCGTCGGTACGGCCTACCTGAACCCCAGTGTGGTCCCCGAGGTGGTGCAGCTGGCACCGCGGATCCGGCGGGGCTAG
- a CDS encoding DUF899 domain-containing protein: MTTAKPAVVDAATWKTALADLRRREKATTRELDAIAAQRRRLPMVELPEYTLIGADGPVRLADVFGGRSQLITYHHMWTDGAEWQCGGCTGFTSQFTRLDFLDNYDARFVIVTNGPIEEALAYREKVGNKMDWYSSSESSFGADVDAAPGEGFAVNVFLRDGDTVYRTWHTNGRGTEQLSHSFALIDILPFGRQEVWQDSPAGWPQSPTYSKWLDSPDVARAYGQGATA, translated from the coding sequence ATGACGACCGCAAAACCCGCTGTGGTGGACGCCGCCACCTGGAAGACCGCCCTGGCCGATCTGCGCCGCCGAGAGAAGGCCACCACCCGCGAGCTCGATGCGATCGCCGCCCAACGACGCCGGCTGCCGATGGTGGAACTGCCCGAGTACACCCTGATCGGCGCCGACGGGCCGGTGCGGCTGGCCGATGTCTTCGGCGGCCGGTCGCAGCTGATCACCTACCACCACATGTGGACCGACGGCGCGGAGTGGCAGTGCGGCGGCTGCACGGGATTCACCTCGCAGTTCACCCGGCTGGACTTCCTGGACAACTACGACGCGCGGTTTGTGATCGTCACCAACGGCCCGATCGAGGAGGCACTCGCCTACCGCGAGAAGGTCGGCAACAAGATGGACTGGTATTCGTCGTCGGAAAGCAGCTTCGGCGCCGACGTCGATGCCGCGCCCGGGGAAGGATTCGCGGTCAACGTCTTCCTCCGGGACGGCGACACGGTCTACCGCACCTGGCACACCAACGGCCGCGGCACCGAACAGCTCAGCCACAGCTTCGCGCTGATCGACATCCTGCCCTTCGGTCGCCAGGAAGTGTGGCAGGACTCCCCGGCCGGCTGGCCCCAGTCCCCGACCTACTCGAAGTGGCTCGACTCACCCGATGTCGCCCGCGCCTACGGCCAGGGAGCCACGGCATGA
- a CDS encoding SRPBCC family protein — MTSRADQERYVVTRTIPATASAVFSVLSDPARHQHTEPGDWVRDAVDPEPITGVGQIFVINMFLEFAGGHYVMHNLVTEFEQDRTIAWLPGQLDESGNHNPGGWWWRYDLRPNGNGTDVTITYDWTDTPQSFREQVGMPPFPAGYIEESLAALERCASEPPTS; from the coding sequence ATGACCAGCCGGGCCGACCAGGAGCGCTACGTGGTCACCCGCACCATCCCGGCGACCGCGAGCGCGGTGTTCTCGGTGCTGTCCGACCCGGCGCGCCATCAGCACACCGAGCCCGGCGACTGGGTGCGCGACGCCGTGGACCCCGAACCGATCACCGGGGTCGGCCAGATCTTCGTGATCAACATGTTCCTGGAGTTCGCGGGCGGGCACTACGTGATGCACAACCTGGTCACCGAGTTCGAGCAAGACCGAACCATCGCCTGGCTGCCCGGCCAGCTCGACGAGTCCGGCAACCACAATCCAGGCGGGTGGTGGTGGCGTTATGACCTGCGCCCCAACGGCAATGGCACCGACGTGACGATCACCTATGACTGGACCGACACCCCGCAGAGCTTCCGCGAACAGGTCGGCATGCCACCGTTTCCGGCCGGCTACATCGAGGAATCACTTGCCGCACTGGAGCGTTGCGCGAGCGAGCCCCCGACGAGCTAG
- a CDS encoding L,D-transpeptidase, translating into MVQVSPVGSARRRKTWPTMIAVALTTVFAVAACSGNQAPEQPKTIADKGTPYGDLLIPKLTASVTNGAVGVTVDEPVTVTTAGGALGPVSLTDENGAPVPGEFSADGLTWSSTDPLEYNASYTLNARSSGLGGQAATTATFETHSPENLTMPYLLPNEGEVVGVGQPIAVRFDENITNRAAAEKAIKVTTTPKVDGAFYWLNNREVRWRPAEYWKPGTKVAVEVNTYGVEVGDGLFGQDNVSTNFTIGDQVIAVADDATKTLTVRRNGEVVKTMPISMGKDSSPTNNGVYIIGDRYAELVMDSSTYGVPVNSPNGYRTEVDYATQMSYSGIYVHGAPWSVGSQGYSNVSHGCLNVSTSNALWFYENTKRGDIVEVVGTVGSQLPGTDGLGDWNIPWPQWKAGNASA; encoded by the coding sequence ATGGTGCAGGTCTCGCCGGTGGGCAGCGCGCGTCGGCGCAAGACGTGGCCAACCATGATCGCGGTGGCGCTGACCACGGTGTTCGCGGTGGCCGCGTGCAGTGGCAATCAGGCCCCCGAGCAGCCGAAGACCATTGCGGACAAGGGCACCCCGTACGGAGACCTGCTGATACCCAAGCTCACCGCGTCGGTCACCAACGGTGCCGTCGGCGTCACGGTCGACGAGCCGGTCACCGTCACCACCGCGGGCGGCGCCCTCGGGCCCGTCAGCCTGACCGACGAGAACGGCGCTCCGGTCCCCGGCGAGTTCAGTGCCGATGGCCTCACCTGGTCGAGCACCGACCCGCTGGAGTACAACGCGAGCTACACCCTCAATGCCCGCTCCTCGGGCCTCGGCGGTCAGGCCGCCACCACCGCGACCTTCGAGACCCACTCGCCGGAAAACCTGACGATGCCCTACCTGCTGCCCAACGAGGGTGAGGTCGTCGGCGTCGGTCAGCCCATCGCGGTCCGTTTCGACGAGAACATCACCAACCGTGCCGCCGCCGAGAAGGCCATCAAGGTCACCACCACCCCCAAGGTGGATGGTGCTTTCTACTGGCTCAACAACCGCGAGGTCCGGTGGCGCCCAGCCGAATACTGGAAGCCCGGGACCAAGGTCGCCGTCGAGGTCAACACCTACGGGGTGGAGGTCGGCGACGGCCTGTTCGGGCAGGACAACGTCAGCACCAACTTCACCATCGGCGATCAGGTGATCGCGGTCGCCGATGACGCCACCAAGACGCTCACCGTGCGCCGCAACGGCGAGGTCGTCAAGACCATGCCGATCTCGATGGGCAAGGACAGCTCGCCGACCAACAACGGGGTGTACATCATCGGTGACCGGTACGCCGAGCTCGTGATGGACTCGTCGACCTATGGCGTTCCGGTCAACTCTCCCAACGGGTATCGCACCGAGGTGGACTACGCGACCCAGATGTCCTACAGCGGCATCTACGTGCACGGCGCCCCGTGGTCGGTGGGCAGCCAGGGCTACAGCAACGTCAGCCACGGGTGCCTCAACGTGAGCACCTCCAACGCCCTGTGGTTCTACGAGAACACCAAGCGCGGCGATATCGTCGAGGTCGTGGGCACCGTCGGATCGCAGCTCCCCGGCACCGACGGACTCGGCGACTGGAACATCCCCTGGCCGCAGTGGAAGGCCGGTAACGCCAGCGCCTAG